A single region of the Candidatus Abyssobacteria bacterium SURF_5 genome encodes:
- a CDS encoding amphi-Trp domain-containing protein, with protein MRDIEKEYPAKQFVTKLRRLADCIEQGKLFRIQVAGERVTVPPNAVINIEHEREGNNEEIEFQLKWKLTR; from the coding sequence ATGCGCGACATCGAAAAAGAATATCCCGCAAAACAGTTCGTTACGAAGCTGCGCCGGCTTGCCGATTGCATCGAACAGGGGAAACTGTTCCGGATACAGGTGGCGGGCGAGCGCGTGACCGTGCCGCCCAACGCAGTCATCAATATCGAACATGAGCGCGAAGGAAATAATGAAGAAATAGAGTTTCAATTGAAATGGAAACTGACAAGATAA
- a CDS encoding crotonase/enoyl-CoA hydratase family protein: MSKVLTERDDKVFIITINRPEVRNCVDGETASLLEHAWKTFRDDEELYVAILTGAGDKAFCAGADLRNLQTLGPGPNASRHERRRFITSGPGYMGYTRQVDIYKPIIAAVNGFALAGGLELSCLADIRIVEEHAEMGVACRRWNVPLLDGGTQRLPRIIGMGWAMEMIITGRFVSAQDAYRIGLANEIVPKGKSLQRARELAHQLCKLPQGAMRTDKQAALMGYGRPLEEGLRIEAEVGQTVLEGFDIVEGASAFIEKRKPSFKQDT; this comes from the coding sequence ATGAGCAAGGTCCTTACTGAAAGAGACGACAAAGTCTTCATCATTACGATCAATCGGCCCGAGGTGCGCAATTGCGTGGACGGCGAGACCGCATCGCTCCTCGAACATGCGTGGAAAACCTTCCGGGATGACGAAGAACTGTACGTCGCCATCTTGACCGGCGCCGGCGACAAAGCCTTCTGTGCGGGCGCAGACCTGAGAAATCTGCAAACGCTCGGGCCGGGACCGAATGCGAGCCGCCACGAGCGCCGCCGGTTCATAACCAGTGGCCCCGGCTATATGGGCTATACGCGTCAAGTGGACATCTACAAGCCGATCATCGCAGCCGTCAACGGGTTCGCGCTTGCCGGCGGACTCGAGCTTTCCTGCCTGGCCGACATCCGCATTGTCGAGGAACATGCCGAGATGGGCGTCGCCTGCCGCCGCTGGAATGTGCCGCTTCTCGATGGCGGCACGCAAAGGCTGCCGCGCATTATCGGCATGGGCTGGGCGATGGAGATGATCATTACCGGCCGCTTCGTCTCGGCGCAGGACGCATACCGCATTGGGCTCGCCAACGAGATCGTTCCAAAAGGAAAATCACTTCAGCGCGCAAGGGAGTTGGCTCACCAGTTGTGCAAATTGCCGCAGGGCGCGATGAGGACCGATAAACAGGCCGCGCTGATGGGGTATGGCCGCCCGCTGGAGGAGGGCCTGCGCATCGAGGCGGAAGTCGGGCAGACCGTTCTCGAGGGCTTTGACATTGTCGAAGGCGCAAGCGCATTCATCGAAAAAAGAAAGCCGTCGTTCAAACAGGATACGTAA
- a CDS encoding FAD-dependent oxidoreductase produces the protein MKDPLLNPIRIGRLEINNRIYMPAMHLGMAEDFQVTDRLVDFYAERARGGAGAICVGYATIDDLSGNTQNIGAHSDEFIPGLARLSDAIKKNGARSALQLNHAGRYNMSFFLGGKQPIAPSPIASRMTRETPREMTLEDIRRTITAFAEAAARAKKAGFDIVEVLSGTGYLISEFLSPLTNQRKDEYGGSLANRMRFGLEVICAIREKLGKDFPLIVRMNGNDFMPGGQGRGELQEYAQALVQHGVDALCINVGWHEARVPQIVSFVPRGVFAYQARGIKEKVNVPVIASHRINDPAVARKLIADGMCDMVAMGRSLIADPYLPEKVRTGREDEIVHCIACAQGCFDHLFELKSVECLCNPKAGHEAELSARKTEKPKKVMVIGGGPAGMSAALAAQEQGHSVTIYEQSGRLGGQLFLASAPPGRDEFMELARDLEKQVKVNGVRVMLNQKVDAALITKEAPDTVILATGAVPIVPPITGIDRPNVVQAWDVLQNKVLTGSKVVVIGGGAVGVETAMFLAEKGTLSGEELKFLFINKAESPEALYELASRGTKEVVLIEMIDKIGKDIGRSTRWGMLQDMARFGIRSDVQTRALEITDSGIKIERNGATEEIPADTIVLAVGAQSHNPLQAILEQKKIQYTVVGDASHVGTAFEAVHAGFRAGREIQ, from the coding sequence ATGAAAGACCCGTTGCTTAATCCAATAAGAATAGGAAGGTTGGAGATCAACAACCGCATTTATATGCCCGCGATGCATCTGGGGATGGCGGAAGATTTTCAGGTGACGGACCGGCTCGTTGATTTTTATGCCGAGCGAGCCCGCGGCGGCGCGGGTGCTATTTGCGTCGGCTACGCCACTATTGATGATTTGTCCGGCAACACCCAGAATATCGGCGCGCACAGCGACGAATTCATTCCGGGCCTTGCGCGCCTGTCGGATGCCATAAAGAAAAACGGTGCGCGTTCGGCGCTTCAATTGAATCATGCCGGCCGCTACAACATGTCCTTTTTCCTCGGCGGAAAACAGCCGATTGCGCCTTCTCCGATCGCTTCCCGCATGACGCGCGAGACGCCGCGCGAAATGACGCTCGAGGATATCCGGCGGACAATAACGGCGTTCGCCGAGGCGGCGGCCCGCGCGAAGAAGGCGGGTTTCGATATCGTCGAGGTTCTCAGCGGGACCGGCTACCTGATCAGCGAATTCCTGTCACCGCTAACGAATCAGCGCAAGGATGAGTATGGCGGCTCGCTCGCGAACCGGATGCGGTTCGGGCTGGAAGTCATCTGCGCCATCCGCGAAAAGCTGGGCAAGGATTTTCCGCTCATCGTGCGCATGAACGGGAACGACTTCATGCCGGGCGGACAAGGCCGCGGCGAGCTTCAGGAATACGCGCAGGCGCTGGTGCAGCACGGCGTGGACGCGCTGTGCATCAATGTTGGATGGCATGAGGCGAGGGTCCCGCAGATCGTATCGTTTGTTCCGCGGGGCGTCTTCGCGTATCAGGCGCGGGGAATAAAGGAAAAGGTGAATGTGCCGGTGATCGCAAGCCACCGGATCAATGATCCCGCGGTCGCTCGCAAGCTGATAGCCGACGGCATGTGCGACATGGTCGCCATGGGCAGAAGCCTGATCGCCGACCCGTATCTGCCCGAGAAGGTGAGGACGGGACGCGAGGATGAAATCGTTCACTGCATCGCGTGCGCGCAGGGTTGCTTCGATCATCTGTTCGAACTAAAGTCGGTCGAGTGCCTCTGCAATCCGAAGGCCGGCCATGAGGCGGAATTGAGCGCGCGAAAAACAGAAAAACCGAAGAAGGTCATGGTAATCGGCGGCGGTCCTGCAGGCATGAGCGCGGCCCTCGCGGCGCAAGAGCAGGGACATTCCGTCACGATTTACGAACAGAGCGGCAGGCTCGGCGGCCAGCTTTTCCTCGCATCTGCGCCTCCTGGTAGAGACGAGTTCATGGAGCTCGCGCGAGACCTGGAGAAACAGGTAAAAGTCAATGGGGTGCGCGTCATGCTCAATCAAAAGGTTGATGCCGCTCTCATCACAAAAGAAGCGCCTGACACCGTTATCCTGGCCACCGGCGCCGTTCCGATCGTTCCGCCGATAACCGGAATCGACCGCCCGAACGTCGTGCAGGCGTGGGACGTGCTGCAGAATAAAGTCCTCACCGGCAGCAAGGTCGTGGTGATAGGAGGCGGAGCAGTCGGAGTTGAAACCGCGATGTTTCTCGCGGAAAAGGGAACGCTTTCCGGCGAGGAATTGAAATTCCTTTTCATCAATAAAGCCGAGAGCCCCGAAGCTCTTTATGAATTGGCCAGCCGTGGAACGAAAGAGGTTGTTCTCATAGAAATGATCGACAAGATCGGCAAAGATATCGGCCGTTCCACTCGCTGGGGAATGCTGCAGGACATGGCCCGCTTCGGGATCAGGAGCGATGTGCAGACGCGAGCGCTCGAGATAACCGATTCCGGCATAAAGATCGAGCGGAATGGCGCGACGGAAGAGATCCCGGCCGATACCATCGTCCTTGCTGTCGGCGCGCAGTCTCACAACCCGCTTCAGGCAATCCTCGAACAGAAGAAGATTCAGTACACCGTGGTCGGTGATGCCAGTCACGTGGGAACGGCTTTCGAAGCGGTT
- a CDS encoding mandelate racemase/muconate lactonizing enzyme family protein: MKIDHIETIHLYFEYSEGKSFSTPAGPVKGRMTTLVRVYADNGLTGIGSAYAHPAMVEAAIQHLAPLLEGRAVTDTEYDPLSQFMRGDTQIERLWRGMYVWTRWSGRKGAAMAALGGIDQALWDLTGQAEDKPVWKLLGGKTSKCPAYASGMLYGFTPAETAELAAKYVSRGFRRVKMRIGYSWEHDVAAVRAVRAAIGDKIDLMCDGTWRFDLEGARRMAKELVANRVFWFEEPFEADDLDNYVALRGTIGLPLASGENEFGFEGFRELIRIGAVDIVQPDASRCGGISEVVKVARLARTANLRFAPHSWCDPVAVISNAHVVAAHDNGITVEIDQTGNRFIEELLGHPLTVKDGLLDLGDRPGLGTELDPAALERFRVASPADIPQGNHCDIILGPPTVLAPIPPYVGDRSQSA, from the coding sequence ATGAAGATCGACCATATCGAAACCATCCACCTCTATTTCGAGTATTCCGAAGGCAAAAGCTTCTCAACGCCGGCCGGGCCGGTCAAAGGCCGCATGACAACGCTGGTGCGGGTCTACGCCGATAACGGGCTAACCGGGATCGGCTCGGCCTACGCGCATCCGGCCATGGTTGAAGCCGCCATTCAGCATTTGGCGCCTCTGCTGGAGGGACGCGCCGTGACCGATACCGAATATGATCCTCTCAGCCAGTTTATGCGGGGCGATACGCAGATCGAGCGCCTGTGGAGAGGCATGTACGTCTGGACGCGCTGGTCGGGACGGAAAGGCGCCGCCATGGCGGCTCTCGGCGGAATCGATCAGGCGCTGTGGGACCTGACAGGGCAGGCGGAAGACAAACCGGTTTGGAAATTGCTCGGGGGCAAAACCTCGAAATGTCCCGCCTATGCGAGTGGAATGCTGTACGGTTTCACGCCGGCGGAAACGGCCGAGCTCGCAGCCAAGTACGTCTCGAGAGGATTCCGCCGCGTCAAGATGCGCATCGGTTATAGCTGGGAGCACGACGTTGCCGCCGTACGCGCCGTGCGCGCCGCAATCGGCGACAAGATAGATCTGATGTGTGACGGTACCTGGCGCTTTGATCTTGAAGGTGCGCGGCGCATGGCGAAAGAACTCGTCGCCAACCGCGTGTTCTGGTTTGAAGAACCTTTTGAGGCAGACGATCTGGACAATTACGTTGCCCTGCGCGGCACAATCGGGCTCCCGCTTGCATCCGGCGAGAACGAGTTCGGTTTCGAGGGCTTCCGCGAGCTCATTCGCATCGGAGCGGTTGATATCGTGCAGCCCGACGCCTCGCGTTGCGGCGGCATCAGCGAAGTCGTCAAAGTCGCCAGACTGGCGCGGACTGCCAATCTTCGGTTTGCTCCTCATTCGTGGTGCGATCCGGTCGCCGTCATCTCAAATGCCCATGTCGTTGCGGCCCATGATAACGGAATAACAGTTGAGATTGACCAAACCGGCAACCGCTTCATCGAGGAATTGTTGGGCCATCCGCTGACCGTCAAGGACGGCCTGCTCGATCTTGGCGATCGGCCCGGACTTGGGACCGAACTTGATCCCGCCGCGCTCGAGCGGTTCAGAGTGGCGAGCCCGGCAGATATCCCGCAGGGCAATCACTGCGACATCATTCTGGGACCGCCGACCGTGCTCGCGCCAATCCCGCCATATGTCGGAGACAGATCCCAATCTGCCTGA